TTGATCGTCCAGCACGACGCGCAGCGCCGCGTGCTCGCCACGAGCCTGCGCGAGAAGCCGACGGCGGGCGTCTCGCTCGAGCTCACGATCGACTCCGGCCTCCAGTACATCGCCGAGCGCGAGCTGCGCGCGGCGGTCGACGAACACGGCGCGGTGGGCGGCACAGTCGTGATGATGGATCCGCACACGGGCGAGATCCTCGCGCTCGTGAGCGAGCCGCACTTCAACCCGAACGATTCGAGCCACGTCGATCGCCAGTCGCGCGTGAACCGCGCCGTCGAATCGATCTACGAGCCCGGGTCCACCTTCAAGACGTTCACTGCCGCTGCCGCACTCGAAGAGGGCGTCATCGGTCCTGGCGACATCGTCGACGCGACGATGCCATGCCGGTTCGGATCGGCCAAGCCGATCACCGACGTGAAGCAGGTTGGCGTGACGTCGTTCGAGACGGTGTTCGCCAAATCGAGCAACTGTGGCACGGCCCGCGTGGCCGTCGGCCGCCTTGGCACCGAGCGGCTGATGCGGTACGTGCAGCGGTTCGGCTTCGGCGTGCGTGCCACGCGCGATTTCCCGGCCGAGAGCAGCGGCATCGTGATGCCCGTGGCGCGGATCAGGGAACACGATCTGGCTCGCGTGGCCATCGGCTATTCCGTGGCCGTGACGCCGTTGCAGATGGCGGCGGCGATGAGCGCGGTGGCCAACGGTGGCGAGTTGCTGAAACCGCGCATCGTGCGCGCCAGGATCGCGGGTGCCACGCGGACGGAAACGACGCGTGACGTCGTGCGGCGCGCCATCTCGGCGGAGACCGCGGCTCGGCTCACCACGATGATGGAGTCCGTCGTCGAGGTGGGTACGGCCAGGTCGGCACGCGTCGACGGTTACTCGCTCGCCGCCAAGACGGGCACCGCGCGCAAGCTGAATCCGAACGGGCGCGGGTACGTGATGGAGTACATGGCGTCGACGGCGGGGTTCTTCCCTTCGCGCAATCCCGCGGTGGCGATGATCGTCGTGGTCGACAGCCCGAAGAAGAAGGGCTACTACGGCGGCGCCGTGGCCGCGCCCGTGTTCCAGCGCATCGCCGACGCCGCGCTGCGGCACCTCGCGATCGCGCCGAACGTGAAGCGGCAGCCGCCGATCGTGGTGGCCCGCGGGCCCGACGGACCGACGCTCGCCCCCGCCAGCACCGTGCGCGTCGCGGAAGCCACGGTGACGTCCGCCGCGCCGCACACGATCCCCGACCTCGCCGGCACGAGTGCCCGTGAAGCGGTGCGCACGCTGATCGATCTCGGGTGGGAACCGCGGCTGCGCGGGGCCGGGTCGTTCGTGACGCGGCAGAGCGTGCCGGCAGGCACGCCTGCCGGCCACGGCGGCGTGTGCCTGCTCGATCTCGCCCCATTTCCTGCCGACCCGGATCCGATCGAACGGAGCGAGCGACGCTGATGACCGCGCATGCGCTCGACGATCTCGTGGCCGCCACAGCGCGGCTGACGCCGTTGCAGGTGCCCGAGCTCGGACCCGCCGCGGCGCGGCCCGTGACGGCCGTGGCGTACGACTCGCGCGCCGTCACGCCCGGTGCCGTGTTCGTGGCGCTTCGCGGCGCGCACCGCGACGGCACCGAGTACGTCGAGCAGGCCGTGAAGAACGGCGCGATCGCGATCGTCGCCGACCGCGCCGTCGCCGGCGCCGGCGTGCCGTGCATCGTGGCCGACAACGGCCGCGTGGCGCTCGCGGCGTTTGCGGCGTCCTTCTACGGCCATCCGAGCGATCACCTGCTGCTCGTCGGCGTCACCGGTACCAACGGCAAGACGACGTCGATGTACCTGTGCGAGGGCGTGTTCCAGGCGTGCGGATGGACGAGTGGCCGCATCGGCACCACAGGATCCCGCATCGGTGCCGTGGAGCATGCCTCGGCGCGCACGACGCCGGAGGCGCCCGACCTGCAGCACCTGCTGCGCCAGATGGTCGACGAGGGCTGTCGCGCGTGCGCGATGGAAG
This genomic window from Acidobacteriota bacterium contains:
- a CDS encoding PASTA domain-containing protein, which encodes MTRSSRNAPDLLSGLDSSAAAHNNARVVRDAQRADPVGEPVEVAGDWHAVVRPRLAFLGVLLMLWSAGIVARLVYLQVYQYDSLVARAERQQSQTIDLNPQRGRILDRHGRVLAYSVDGDVIYAVPSDVTDPAGLATRLCDALENCDAVERQELAQRLDSRRDTAIVLSTLSAEEADGIAALGVDGFVVDRGRGGRTGTLKVLTRGITDPAALATRVCARLTRCSEDIEETIQKRLQGKKDFVYIRKRATPSEAQRVASQNLPGIGFMKESRRYYPNRDLASSLIGFVDARNTGVGGLELTHDKAVSGTGGTLIVQHDAQRRVLATSLREKPTAGVSLELTIDSGLQYIAERELRAAVDEHGAVGGTVVMMDPHTGEILALVSEPHFNPNDSSHVDRQSRVNRAVESIYEPGSTFKTFTAAAALEEGVIGPGDIVDATMPCRFGSAKPITDVKQVGVTSFETVFAKSSNCGTARVAVGRLGTERLMRYVQRFGFGVRATRDFPAESSGIVMPVARIREHDLARVAIGYSVAVTPLQMAAAMSAVANGGELLKPRIVRARIAGATRTETTRDVVRRAISAETAARLTTMMESVVEVGTARSARVDGYSLAAKTGTARKLNPNGRGYVMEYMASTAGFFPSRNPAVAMIVVVDSPKKKGYYGGAVAAPVFQRIADAALRHLAIAPNVKRQPPIVVARGPDGPTLAPASTVRVAEATVTSAAPHTIPDLAGTSAREAVRTLIDLGWEPRLRGAGSFVTRQSVPAGTPAGHGGVCLLDLAPFPADPDPIERSERR